The DNA region TTATCTTGAGAAAATATTTCCTATTTTGTAGGGATTTCGTTGTATCTTTTAGATCTTTAAATAGTTCAATTATTTTTAGGAGATGTTAGATATAATTCTAGaatattttagaatatttcaaaagtaaaatATCTTAAAGTTATATTAGGATATCCTTGAGATATTGAAAAGATATTGTATCTATTTAAAGGGGATATGATCTTGTATCAAGATAACACGTTATGTGAGAATTACAAATAATCTTTTTGGGATTTCTCGGGTTTACTCTCTTGGAGTCTTTAGAGTTCATAGAGTGGGAAAATGATGAGAATTGAGAGGATTGTGAGGCTATTCTCGAATTGAGTGTTGTAACGGGGGCTATGAAACACTAGTGTAATCTCGGATGTATAAtttccaatttattaatttagtgAAATCTCTCTACTTTAACTGGGGATGTTTTTATCGTCTTGAGGACTTTGCTACGTATATCCTGATGTTgattcttctctcttctcaatCTAAATTCCTCGAGTTCGGCATCTTGCATAACATAGTTAACCAGTACCATCGAAGATGGCCTTACATGAAACCTTCTTTAAGAATGATAACTTACAATCTCTGATCTAACACGACATGGAACTGGTAGTCGGGGGCTTTCTCATTTTCGGAGTTCAGATAGAGTGAAAATCATACATCAGATAGGTAGATTAAACACTGAGATTTATAGTCAGATCAGACAATATATCACGCATATACACAATCAATTGTAGAGTTTACCTTcagtaaaaaaatgaattcttttatttttattattgttgAGTTCTAGAAATACCGCATGTTTATGAACATACATGTATCTCAATATGGGAAGAGGAAATGATAACAGATCTGAAATTTTGTCACGGAGTTGACAGATATGTCCCGACTGCAGACATAGAGTCCGTCCTTACTTTTCGTTCAGTCACTTTCTCTGCGTGTGCTGTGCCTTTGCTTTGTTTCTGatcatgataataataataataatatttgagaaaaatctATTTGGGGGATTGTCTTTGAGGGTTCAACAGAGTAATAATGAAGGGAGGGGGCATAATGTTAACAGGCTGCCGGACTGGGTACTATTCTTCTTAATTGAGTTGTCGGTGGACTTGTCAATACATTAATCATATCTGCCCCCCTTAAATTTTCGTCCATCATCGACCCCCATCTTCATTATTATTCTCAAggtcatacatacatacatatatatatatatatataatcacaaAAAAGTTATGagtaaattatcaatttatccaTCAGAATATTGATATTACATCAAATCATactttaagaattttttttacatcaaattaaatcTTTACAGATTAAGTGCACATCATATGATCCCATTTGTCTGTCTACCGTCCAATAGTAAACGGAAACATCTGATATgacattatttctttttttttttcatcaattttgatattattttattaaatgtatATCATATTGTCTATTCCGTCATAGAATTATGTCGAGTTTTTAACGGCAGACATACAATATGATATACATTTAATAAGTCAAGatcaaaattgatataaacatttttttatgtCAAATTTGATGTAACATCGATCTTTTGAGGGGCAATTTAGTAGTTTACTCAAAAATTATTCATATAGTATATGTTGTCTAAggagaaatttcaaaatacaatCATTGTATGATACGATAACAAATAGatgatcaattaattattaattattataattcaactgtctaaaaaattattataccTAAATGATGATTGCGCTATAAACCTTCCCGTTGTTGGATCGTGAACCGTATGCTTGTTTGGATACAAAGGGGTAGAGGGGTAGGGAGGAGCGGGGAAATGAAGGATAAGGAGGAAAAGTAAAAGATGAGAGGCATAATTAgatagaaaatttttaaatggtgaaaagggaaaagtatAACTTTAATAAGTTCTACCGAAGAAAAGAACTTTAATAAGAGTACTGTTTAATCTGTTAAGTAATCTCACCCCATCCCACCCCTCCTTATCCCTCCTTATTTCAGCGCACTCGCTTTCAAAATTAAAGGTCAAACGTGGGTTAAGTTTCTTTTATATGCATGGTAATATAATGGGCCATTAGTCCGTTAATTTGTAAAATTCTCACTTGTCTCTACATAAACTTAAACCAATCtgcaattcaaaaatttaagcTGATAGATTGTTCGACCAAAACCTCATATAAGCtaatttctttctcaattttttcatgtaaAACAACATACCTCAACACCCGTCCTCACGTGACAACGTATGGTCCAGCACGTGTCACGTGCCATTAAATATCCGCCCTCATAACAACTTATCACGAACCCGACATCTCTTCCGCTCTCGAGCGAGGGGGGACAAACACCAACCTAGTTTCGATCTTCATACTCGGACCTAATTAGAGATACACCTTAGCTACCTCAAAATTGAACCGGACCACTCTTGGGTATGATTAACATGAGATGCACTCTTAACTGTCTCGAAACCAAATTCGGCATGGTGTAAGCTTATACATGTCCGCGAAAGCGTAACTGGCTCTGATATCATGAATTCTCATTTGAGCATACACGGAATTGAGTCTATCTGTAATCCAAAAACTTAAACTGATAGGTTATTGAATTCAATTCCCATATaaactgatttttttttaccaatttttccatgtgaaaCAACCTACCTCAacataatttctcaaattgcaCAGAGTTTTGCGCTTTTTTAGTGACATACTCCTTAAATTTGGTTTATTGACAATCCAGAACCGAACACGATCATAGCAATTACAGCAGTTAGAATTCGTGATATAATATGCAGTTTCATTACTACCTTTAGTGGTTCTGTTCTCATTGCCCGACTCGTAATGGTACGTTGAACCCGCCGCTGGAACTATTGTTAGTTCTTGAGGTTGAAGTCACTCCCCCAATCGAATCAAGATTCTGTTCACAAATTGTATAACACAGCAGGCAGATACTGACAGTGCATTCAGCAAGAACCAAGGGTAGACAGAGACATGGACTGAACATAACGATGAGGCAGGGCCAAGTTGTTCTCTCACTCCCAAATCATCCCTGCTTTGTTTTTTCGCTTTCCACGACGCCCTGaagtataaaaaaaaggaaaaaaaaagtaaatagtTTTTcaccaaaatagaaaaagaaaaaaaaggagtccTGCGGTGGAGTGGCACAACTTCCTTTCTACAAACTCAAGTACCGTCTATAAACCATGTTGAAAAATACATCATACTAGTAGTCTAACTTTGCGCTTTGCACGAATCTTTTTACGGTTTCTGttttatgttaatattattgtatttaaaaattctataataataaaaattgttgaaataaataatatccttgaaaatatctaattatataaatatattgtgaaaattcaaaaagataattatgaaaatgttATATTAGTATATAAGAAATACGAAGGTCAATCGTCTAGGAACTTGAGGATTACAAATGGAAGCTCCTCATCAATCGCCCTTGTGGGAGGAATCcaaattacataatatatagataaattgGCCATCAACATAGCTTGTGTACTCGGATTGTGTGAGAATTAGTCGGGCAAAATTCAAGTTGCCATTCCTAGTTCTGGAATGGaaatagaaatgaaaaaaaatgaaaagaaaatggagtTAACAGAAAGGCCAAAGAAGCTTCTCTTTCTGCAATAACAAAACCAgctcgtctctctctctctctcagcctATAGAGCTCTCCAACTACCATAGttgcccctctctctctctcccactCACTTCACCACTTTCATCCACTCTTCTAATCCCTTCTCCTGCTTTCCATTCTCCCTGAGCTTCTTCCCTTCTGCAAGTTAGAATTTTGATGACTCCGCCATTGGAGCATGATTACATAGGCTTCTCGGAGGCTTCCCCCATGGGGAGGGCCTCCGGGGTCGACGAGGACCCGGCCAGCCTGAACCTCAGGGAGACCGAGCTGAGGCTGGGCCTACCCGGGTCTCAGTCCCATGACAGGTCGAAACCTACTCTTGCTGGGGTCTCAATCTTCGGGAAGGATTTGGAATTCTCGCTCAGCCCTTCCAAGAACAGCGCCGCCCCGGTCTCCGGGGCCAAGAGAGGCTTCTCCGACGCCATTAATGGCGGCAAAGGAGTCGGGGGTCTGTTCTCTCCGAGAAGTGGTGAGAGTTCCGTTAATGCTCATCAATCGGCGGCTTCAAACTCGAAGCCTCTGAGCAAAGAGGGGTTTGGTGCTAGCCCTCAGACAAAGACTCTTCAGGAGAAGAAGAGTCAGGCTGAAGCCCCGGCGACAAAGTAAGCTTCAGTTGTCTCCATTTCCTTTCATTTACAGTTTCATCATGTTTTTCTTAATGTGTCGGAGTTATGCGATTAAGGCACGTTCGGGTTTCGGCTTGTAAATGATCTATCGTGGGAACGGTTAACTTGTCATCGTGTTGGAACAGGAAGATGTAAAGAAGAGCTGTAGTTTTAAATTGTGTGATGAACTGATGATTAAAGGCCGTCGTTGTTGGACAGGGCGCAGGTGGTGGGATGGCCGCCAATTCGGTCGTTCCGGAAGAATACCATGGCTACTAACTTGGCGAAGAACAATGATGATACCGAGACGAAATCAGAACACGGGTGCCTCTATATCAAGGTTAGCTTGGATGGGGCCCCTTATCTGAGGAAGGTCGACCTCAAAACCTATTCAAACTATGCTGAACTCTCCAGGGCTCTTGAGAAGATGTTCAGCTGCTTCACGATCGGTATATAATACGTAGCCCGGGGCCTTAGTCTTGTTGGAACATACTTCTTCGTATACTGTTGGTTGCTATTCCTTTGGTGCAGAAGCTAATACACTCACTGTGACTGTAAAGACTATTGAGAGggttttgttggaaatttttaACCAATCTTTTGAACTGATATTACTATGCAATCCCGGGTCTTTTGACTTTCCATTTTCGTTCTTATATTTTTCCCATGGATGGTGGGAACAGGGCAATGTGCTGCTAATGGACTTTCGGGGCAAGATGGCCTTACTGAGAATTGCTTGAAAGATATTCTCCATGGTTCTGAGTACGTCCTAACCTACGAAGACAAAGATGGTGACTGGATGCTTGTTGGTGATGTTCCTTGGGAGTAAGTGATGTTCCTTTCCTTGCTTCTTGTTTACTGTTTACAGACCTGCAGTTTCGGAATATCTTTTTGTCGCTCTTTCCAGTTATGCGATCCGTAGACTCTTGATCTGCTGAAAACTGAATACCCTCTGCTCTGAGAGTGAGACCTCTGCCTTTGGAATTACAGGATGTTTACTGACTCATGTAGGAGGCTAAGGATTATGAAAAGTTCCGAGGCAATTGGTCTAGGTATGTCTCCTATAAGATACATGGTGGGATATCAATTTCAAGTCATCGGCTTTTCTACCTGCTTGCCGTAGTGGTAATATTAGCTTGTTTCACGCAGCCCCGAGAGCTATGGAAAAGTGCAAGAGCCGTGATTGAGTGCAAAATATGGGAATGGTCCTGAAGAAAGCATGTTCCAGGAATTTGGGGATCGGAGGTTCTCTCAAGGGTTCTTCAGTTGGATGCTTTATCGAAATCCCTATATATGTTGCTCATTAGTTTGTAGCTTTTGCAGAATCCTCTGCAAGGGAAAGTTTTCCttgtgataaaaaaattagtttaaaaATAGGTGGTCCAATTATGTGTTTCATATCTCTCTTGCTCGATTGTATGTCCGAACTCTTATATTCTGTAAATGAGCTGGCTTGCTGCTTGCAATAATACTCTTTTGCAGAACGTAGGATGGCGGAACACTTCGTATGTCGAATTTTCCCCAGAGTGCTCAATTTCTAGATGAAATGCCATTTCCGGAGTACTCGGCAAATAATGCATTTCTGCAATCGAGCTGCCCACGTCTTGTATAAGCCAAACTGTCTGAAATTTGTTATGTATTTCCATATGCGTCGTATGATTCCGTCAAATGGTCTACTTGCATCTACAAAGCTGTTCCCCAAACAATCCGCTAACCAACACC from Punica granatum isolate Tunisia-2019 chromosome 3, ASM765513v2, whole genome shotgun sequence includes:
- the LOC116201179 gene encoding auxin-responsive protein IAA21-like codes for the protein MTPPLEHDYIGFSEASPMGRASGVDEDPASLNLRETELRLGLPGSQSHDRSKPTLAGVSIFGKDLEFSLSPSKNSAAPVSGAKRGFSDAINGGKGVGGLFSPRSGESSVNAHQSAASNSKPLSKEGFGASPQTKTLQEKKSQAEAPATKAQVVGWPPIRSFRKNTMATNLAKNNDDTETKSEHGCLYIKVSLDGAPYLRKVDLKTYSNYAELSRALEKMFSCFTIGQCAANGLSGQDGLTENCLKDILHGSEYVLTYEDKDGDWMLVGDVPWEMFTDSCRRLRIMKSSEAIGLAPRAMEKCKSRD